The Kaistia defluvii genome segment GCGGGCGTCGGCGGCGCGGCGCGCCACCAGTTCCGCCGGGCCCACGGCATAGCCGGCGGCGGCGAGGTCGCTCTCATCCATCGAGGTCAGCACCGTCACCGCGAGCAGGCGCAGGTCGCTATCGCCCTTGCCCTGGACGGCCGCACGCATCGCCTTGGGATAGGCGTGGATGGTGCAGAAATGCATGCCGAGCTTGGCGATGTTCTGCACGGCGTGCTCGACCGTGTTGTCGATGTCGAGCAGCTTAACGTCGAGGAACACCTTCTTGCCCTGGTCGACCAGCCGCTCGGCAAAGGTCAGGCCGCCGGCGAAGCAGAGCTGCAGGCCGACCTTGTAGAAGGTCACGGTATCGCCAAGGGTCGCGACCATCTCCTGTGCCGCGTCCACGGTGGGGACGTCGAGGCCGACGATCAGGCGGTCGCGAATATCGAGCAGGGGCATGGGTCGGGCCTTCTGGTTCCGCCGCGCTTCCGGCGGCGTGTCGGGATCAATTCGCGCGGCAACGTCCGGTTGGCAAGTCTCGGATCCACGTCACGCTGCGCACGTTCGCGCGACGCGGAAGCCGCGGGGCGGCTCGGGCAGGGGGCAGGGCGTCCAGGGCGGGCAAACGGATGTCGCGGGATCAGTGGGTGCGCCGATAGACCCAGACGCGGGCGGGCGGCACGTTCTTCATCACCCAGCCGGTATGCGAGGTGGAGAACAGGTCCGGATCGGGCGGGATGGGGGAGTTCAGTCCGTAGGAGAACTGGATGAAGGGCTGGCCCGGCTGCAGGCGGGCGAAGGCGGCGCTGATCAGCGCGCTGCGGCGGTTTGGCGGCTGGGTCAAAAGCGGCAGGCTGGAGATCACCGCGCCGACCGGGCCATCGACGCAGCCGGCGAGCGACTCGTCGAAGGCATAGGCGTCGCCCTGGATGATCCGCACGCCCTGGAACCGCTTTTCCAAGAGCCGGCAGAAATCGGCGCTGTATTCGATCGAGGTGATCCGATCGGCGGCCACGCCCCGTTCCAGCAGCGCCTTGGTGACGACCCCGGTGCCGGGCCCGAGCTCGATGATGGGCAGGGTGTTCTCGGGATCGATGAAGCTCGCCATCAGCTTGGTCAGCGCCTTGCCGGAAGGACTGACCGCGCCCATGGACAGGGGCTTGCCCATCCAGCTCCGAAAGAAGCGGACTTCGTCCGCCACAAGCGCCTTGAACTTCCGCTTCTGGATTGAGGACATTCAGCACCCGAATCGTTGATGAGCGGACTATGCGCGAGAGTTCGCGGCAATCCTGTGGCACTCTATCGCGTCAGGTGCCGCCAAAGAAGTCTCGGATCCGGGCAAAGAATCCGGCTGATTCGGGATTGGTCTCTTCCGACGATGCCTTCTCGAACTCCTCCAGCAGCTCGCGCTGCCGGCGTGACAGGTTCCGCGGCGTCTCGACGACGACCTGGATGTACATGTCGCCCATCTGGCTGGAGCGCAGAACGGGCATGCCCTTGCTCTTCAGGCGGAACTGCTTGCCGGTCTGGGTGCCGTCCGGAACCTTGACCCGGGTCTTGCCGCCATCGACGGTCGGCACGTCGAACTGGCCGCCCAGGGCCGCCGTGGTCAGCGAAATCGGCACGCGACAGAAGATGTCGGCGCCTTCGCGCTGGAACAGGCTGTGCGGCTTGACCGACAGGAACAGGTAGAGATCGCCGGTCGGGCCGCCGCGCAGGCCGGCCTCGCCCTCGCCGGACAGGCGGATGCGGGTGCCGTCCTCGATGCCGGCCGGGATGTTGACGGAGAGCGTGCGCTCCTGCGTCTTGCGGCCGGAACCGGCGCATTTGTCGCAGGGGTCGGAGATGATCTCGCCGCGGCCCTGGCAGGTCGGACAGGTGCGCTCGATCGAGAAGAAGCCCTGCGCCGCACGGACGCGGCCATGGCCCTCGCAGGTCGTGCAGACCTTGGGGTGCGAGCCCGGCTTGGCGCCGGTGCCGTTACAGGCGTCGCAGGCGACCTTGGTCGGGACATGCACTTCCGCGGTCTTGCCGGAGAAGGCTTCCTCGAGCGTGATTTCCATGTTGTAGCGCAGGTCGGCGCCGCGCTCGCGGCCGCCGGAACGCTGGCCACCGCCGCCGCGACGTCCGCCGCCCATGAACTCGCCGAAGATGTCGTCGAAGATATCGGACATGGACGAGGAGAAATCGCCGGAGAAGCCCGGACCACCGCCGCCGCCATTCTCGAACGCGGCATGGCCGAAACGATCATAGGCCGCGCGCTTCTGCGGGTCCTTGAGCATCTCGTAGGCTTCGTTGATTTCCTTGAACTTGGCCTCGGCGGTGTGATCGCCCGGGTTCTTGTCCGGGTGATACTGCATCGCGAGCTTGCGGAAGGCGACCTTCAGGCCCTTGTCGTCGCAATCGCGCGCGACGCCCAGCAACTCATAATAATCGACTTTTGCCATGGTGCCCGTGGTGCAAACGAGTCGGAACTCAAATTCGGAGCCGAAACTCAAGGGTGGACGGCACAAGCGGGGGCCGTGCCTGGATAGGATAGAGGCCCGGCGCGCTGCGCCGGGCCTCCTGGTTCATGCGAGACGCGTGATTAGGACGACTTCTTGGTGTCGTCCACTTCCTCGAAGTCGGCGTCGACGACGTCGTCGGAGCCGGTCGCTTCGGGGTTGCCTTCGCTCTTCTGGCTCTCGGCGTCGGCATACATCGCCTCGCCGAGCTTCATCGAAGCCTGGGCAAGCGTATTGGTCTTCTGCTGGATCGCTTCCGGATCGTCGCCCTCGAGCGCGGTCTTCAGATCGGCGATGGCCGTCTCGATCGTCGACTTGTCGGCAGCCGAGATCTTGGAGCCGTATTCGCCGAGCGACTTCTCAGTCGAATGGACCAGCGCTTCGCCCTGGTTTTTCGCCTCGACGACAGCGCGACGCTTCTTGTCTTCGGCTGCGTGGCTCTCGGCGTCCTTGACCATCTGCTCGATGTCGGCGTCGGAAAGACCGCCCGAGGCCTGGATGCGGATCTGCTGCTCCTTGCCCGTGCCCTTGTCCTTGGCCGACACGTTGACGATGCCGTTGGCGTCGATGTCGAAGGTGACCTCGATCTGCGGCACGCCGCGCGGCGCCGGCGGCAGGCCGACCAGGTCGAACTGGCCGAGCATCTTGTTGTCGGCGGCCATTTCGCGCTCGCCCTGGAAGACGCGGATGGTCACGGCGGACTGGGAATCCTCAGCCGTCGAGAACACCTGGCTCTTCTTCGTCGGGATCGTCGTGTTGCGTTCGATCAGGCGCGTGAACACGCCGCCCAGCGTCTCGATGCCGAGCGAAAGCGGGGTCACGTCGAGCAGCAGAACGTCCTTGACGTCGCCCTGCAGCACGCCGGCCTGGATCGCGGCGCCCATGGCGACGACTTCATCCGGGTTGACGCCCTTGTGCGGGTCCTTCCCGAAGAACTGCTTCACGATCTCCTGGATCTTGGGCATGCGGGTCATGCCGCCGACCAGGACCACTTCGTCGATCTCGGCTGCCGAAAGGCCGGCATCCTTGAGCGCCGCCTTGCAGGGCGCCA includes the following:
- a CDS encoding class I SAM-dependent methyltransferase, whose translation is MSSIQKRKFKALVADEVRFFRSWMGKPLSMGAVSPSGKALTKLMASFIDPENTLPIIELGPGTGVVTKALLERGVAADRITSIEYSADFCRLLEKRFQGVRIIQGDAYAFDESLAGCVDGPVGAVISSLPLLTQPPNRRSALISAAFARLQPGQPFIQFSYGLNSPIPPDPDLFSTSHTGWVMKNVPPARVWVYRRTH
- the dnaK gene encoding molecular chaperone DnaK; protein product: MAKVIGIDLGTTNSCLAVMDGKTPKVIENAEGARTTPSMVAFTDDGEKLVGQPAKRQAVTNPEHTFFAVKRLIGRRYDDPMVEKDKHLVPYNIVKGPNGDAWVEVDGEKYSPAQISAFILMKMKETAEAFLGTPVEQAVITVPAYFNDAQRQATKDAGKIAGLEVLRIINEPTAAALAYGLDKNDGKTIAVYDLGGGTFDISILEIGDGVFEVKSTNGDTFLGGEDFDMRLVGYLADEFKREQGIDLRGDKLALQRLKEAAEKAKIELSSAQQTEINLPFITADAKGPKHLAIKLTRSKFEALVDDLVQRTVAPCKAALKDAGLSAAEIDEVVLVGGMTRMPKIQEIVKQFFGKDPHKGVNPDEVVAMGAAIQAGVLQGDVKDVLLLDVTPLSLGIETLGGVFTRLIERNTTIPTKKSQVFSTAEDSQSAVTIRVFQGEREMAADNKMLGQFDLVGLPPAPRGVPQIEVTFDIDANGIVNVSAKDKGTGKEQQIRIQASGGLSDADIEQMVKDAESHAAEDKKRRAVVEAKNQGEALVHSTEKSLGEYGSKISAADKSTIETAIADLKTALEGDDPEAIQQKTNTLAQASMKLGEAMYADAESQKSEGNPEATGSDDVVDADFEEVDDTKKSS
- the dnaJ gene encoding molecular chaperone DnaJ, producing MAKVDYYELLGVARDCDDKGLKVAFRKLAMQYHPDKNPGDHTAEAKFKEINEAYEMLKDPQKRAAYDRFGHAAFENGGGGGPGFSGDFSSSMSDIFDDIFGEFMGGGRRGGGGQRSGGRERGADLRYNMEITLEEAFSGKTAEVHVPTKVACDACNGTGAKPGSHPKVCTTCEGHGRVRAAQGFFSIERTCPTCQGRGEIISDPCDKCAGSGRKTQERTLSVNIPAGIEDGTRIRLSGEGEAGLRGGPTGDLYLFLSVKPHSLFQREGADIFCRVPISLTTAALGGQFDVPTVDGGKTRVKVPDGTQTGKQFRLKSKGMPVLRSSQMGDMYIQVVVETPRNLSRRQRELLEEFEKASSEETNPESAGFFARIRDFFGGT
- the pyrF gene encoding orotidine-5'-phosphate decarboxylase translates to MPLLDIRDRLIVGLDVPTVDAAQEMVATLGDTVTFYKVGLQLCFAGGLTFAERLVDQGKKVFLDVKLLDIDNTVEHAVQNIAKLGMHFCTIHAYPKAMRAAVQGKGDSDLRLLAVTVLTSMDESDLAAAGYAVGPAELVARRAADARAAGMNGIVCSPEEAGAMRAVVGAGMAIVTPGIRPAGSIVGDQKRIATPAAAIRAGADHLVVARPILEAADPRAAAKAILSEIEVASAI